The DNA window CCAGCCTTGAACTCGCCCACGAAATCCTTGCTGAATCAGAGCAACTGAACAAAGAAATCTATTTGGTTTCCGACTTCGCTCGAAACGGATGGGAGAACTGGAATAGACTTCCAAATCGCTCAGGCGCACGTATTTCTTTGATTCCGGTTGCAGAGGGTGAAGCACATAACATAAGTATTAAAGAAATTCGTCCGTCCAATCAACTAATAGGCGTAGACTTACCATTTCACTTGAACGTGACGACTGTGAACCATTCGGTAGCACCTTTGAATGAAAATATACTCACCCTGTTTATTGGAGGCGAGAAACAAAAAACCATGAGCCTTTCTGCGGCAGCGAACGAATCGTTGAACACCGCGCTAACATACAACTTTTCGACACCCGGCACGCATATCGGTTACTTCACACTAACGGACGATCGCCTTAATATCGACAACCACCGTTATTTCGCCTGGGATGCTCTCGGTGAAGTTCGCGTACTCTGTGTGGGCGAACAAACGGAATATCTAACATTGGCGTTAAATCCACATATTTATAGGGGGCAGTTGTCCGTTGAATCAGAGTCCTCTTTAACTGGTAATTATTCCAATACATTGTCCCGCAGGTTTCCTATAGAGGCTCGCGCGATTCTACCAACGCAATGCACACCCGGTGAATTTGAAACCTTTCCGTTGGAAGACTATGATGTTATTGTTCTTGCGGACGTAAAGACCCTATCGCTGCAAATGAGTGTCCAACTTCAAGAATTCATCCGCCAAGGCAAAAGTATCATTGCCTTCGTGAGTGCTCACAGCGATCCCACAAGTTACAATCAATCTCAGAATGCTTGGTTACCTGCCCGACTTGGTAATCCACTGACTTGGGTTCCACCCCAACGAGTGCAGGCATACCGAGAGACACATCCTATTTTCGACATCTTTCCAAGCGAAGGATTCTCTATGCAATACGCCCCGCAGTTTTACAACGGCATAGCACTGCAGCCTTCATCGGAATCTAACGTTATCGCACGTTTCGGAGATGATACACCCTTTCTTATTGAACGCAGTCAAGGCACAAGTGCTGTGTTGCTCTATAACTGTGGTTTACTCGCGCAACAGGCGATCACATCTATGGAATCGGGGTTAGAAACGCCTCATGCTCCTAACGATCTACTTGTGAATCCGTATTTCCTTCCAATACTTCAACAAAGCGTACTTTACGCGGCAATAGCCAGCAATAATACTTTAACATGGGGCGGGCATGTCGGGGATACCTATACAGCATACTACCCTCGGGGCGCAGGTGGGAAGGCGGTTATCAGGTATCGGTTATCAGTTACCGATCATGACGGGAAACCTTCGTTAGATCGAAACCGCTTCACCGAAGACCAAAGCCCGAAAACTGAAGACCCTTCCACAGTCGTCCCGATTGCCGAAGACGGCACACTGCGCTTTCAAGGCACGGAACGTCCGGGTATCTATCAGGTCGAGGTGCGAACACAGGACAGAATCCGACGCGACTTTTTTGCTGTTAATGTGGATACGACTGAAGCTGACTTAACGGAGATTCCACTATCACAAGTGGCGGGACGGATCGGTGCGCAAACAACAGCAGATCCCGAAATCGGGGAAACACCGGTGGCGGCTGATGCCTACAACGTTAAGCGACACGGCAGGGAGATTTGGGGGGAATTGCTTATTTTCGTCATCTGTCTTATGTTGCTTGAAAGTTTTCTCTCGAACCGTTCTTTTAACTATTGAGTTTCGTCCTGCTCTCCACTACGCTTACGAGCAGGTTTTCGCTCATTCTGTAGTTCCTTCTTAAAATCGGAACCGAAGCCTGCAACACCGGCGCAGGCGAATTTAGAGAAAGACATGTCAAATTTAGAACCTGCGTTATTTATCCGCAAGGTAAAATTAAAAATGTGCTTAATCGTTTTAATGGGTATCAGCGAGATAGCCGCCGGCGGTCAGGCTATTGGTCGTCCAACCCCTATGGATGAAACCAATATTGTACGTAGCCTCGTAATTGATGGAAACGAATCGTTCTCTGAACAACACATCCGTGCGCTAATGCAAACGGATGTGTGGAGTACTTATGATGAATCCGTTCTGAAATCCGACCTTGCAGCGATTACGCGCTTTTATCGGGAAAACGGGTACCGTTTCGCACGGGTGGATGAGGAGCAACTCTCTGTGAAGAAATTCGCAGACGGGGTTTATCTCGGCATTGAGATTGATGAAGGGCGTGTCGGCAACATCATCGTAACTGGCAATATACAGACGAAAGAGGACGTTGTCCGCCGAGAACTCCTGTTTATGCCAGGGGATATCTACACAGAAGCGGATAGAGAGGAAAGCGAACAGATCCTCCGCCGCAAGACTTATATTGGCGCTGCTAAAGTTGACGCGCAGTGGGATGAGCTGTCCAAATCCGTTACGATTCACACCACTATTAGGGAACTCTTGTCCTTTCCATTGGGAGGGGATCTGAACCTAAACAACCAAAAGCGGTATTGGCTGCTACAGTTTCGAGATCCAAACATGTTTGGATCGGGTCAAGGCACATTGTGGCGTTACGAAAGGATTAGCGAAGTCGGTGAGAAGACGCGGAGCCTCGTGAGAGGACGGTATAATAACCCGCGCCTCTTCAATTCGCACTGGAACTTTGATGGTGAATATATCCAGAAACGCGAAGGCGATTCTTTGGTGGTGCTGTTAGAACGTCCCCAATATACGCTGAAAAGTCGATGGAGTGCAAGTGTGCGTTTTTCTGAATCGGTTAATCCGATATATTGGTATGAAAACGCGAAGAAAACCGATACGTTTGAACAAAATCTACAGGGAACCTTTGCAAACGTCCGACGATATTTCGGAGACAGACAGCAACAGAATTATATAGGGTTATGGGCAGCTTCACGACGTTCAAAATACGTGCTGCTTGAAAAATCAAGCGGATCCAGTGCCATGTTAGAGAACCGAGACATAAAACGGATCGGATTCACCTTAGGGAGACAGCGTATTGCGTATCACAAAACCCGATTCCTCCGACGGATGGGGCAAGAAGAAAATTTTCTTATCGGCTCTCAATACGCGCTTTCGCTCGGATACGCTTCACCTTTATACGCCGCTGACCGGGCAGAATCTTACGCCGAACTGGCTTTGGCATCCGGATGGATGAACGGAGGTAAGTTCTTTAACTTGACAACATTGGCATTTAGCACGAACTTTACGAGTCGGCTGGAACGTTCCGTCCTCCAAACACAAACGGCTTGGTTTTACACAGATGTATTCGACACAGGCGATATCTATACACTTGAAACCGGTTTTAGAGAGAACGGCCTTTTCGATTTTCATCAGACGTTTGTCATGCAGTTTAAAACGGAAATGCAGTTTGGGTGGAGTGGACGCAGTCAGGTGCTCTTGGGGGCGTTCGATGGGCTACGCGGCTACGCCTATCGGCAGTTTAGTGGTGAAAAGATGCTGCTGCTGAGTCTTGAAAGCCGAACGATATTCGGTGGAACAGTTTTCCGAAAAATAGATGAAGCACTGGCAGCGGTGGCAACATCTGTGGCGCGTCCGTTTAGCGACAGACGCGTTCATCTCGGCGTTATATTGAGTGGTGTCGTCTTTGCAGATATTGGATACATTTGGAATGGCACACGCACCTTCAATTTACTACGACCGAAGCGAAGCGTTGGGTTTGGATTGCGTGGGAGTCTCTCTCAGTTTAGTGGGACAGGTATCCTTCGGGTAGAGTTCGCCTTCCCGCTGGATCCACCCTTTTCCCCGTCGTTGAAACCCCGAATTTTCTATGGTCAAGAGCGAGCTTTTTAATTGTTCGCGTGGCGTTAAATGATGTCTTCTGTTCATTGAAGGTTTGTTCTCATAGCCGCCTGCGTGTTTTTGCTTGGGGTGTTTTTGCTTGGGTATTTCTGCGTATTGATAGGGTATTTCTGCGTATTTCTGCGTATTGTTGCAGGCTACCGCCTGGGATTACAACAGTAAAAATAAACCTAAACAGTTAGCCCGTAATGAAATTAGGTTCTCCTTAAATGGCATAATTTGTCTTTGCTTTACATTTGGAGGGCGGATTTAAGGAACGCACGCCAAAGTGCTAACGCCCGTCGTTCCACCGCAAGGAAAAATTAAAAAATCTGAAAATATCACATGGCGCGCCATTCTGTTAGGATTGTTATCGCTGCCACTCAATATCTACCTCGTTGTTCAAACAGAAACGGTATGGACAACACAGTATCCCACCACGATGGCGATTTTCTTCAACGCCGTCTTTACCCTTTTCCTCGTTGCAATATTCAACCTATTCTTAACACGCCATCTCCCGAAATGGCAGCTCACACAAGCAGAAATGCTGACGGTGTATCTCATGGTAACGCTCGCGTGCGTCGTCTGCGGGCATGACCTGTTGCAGGCGACAATGTGTGTTTTAGGGCACGCGGCGTGGTTCGCTACACCGGAGAATGAATGGCAAACGCTCTTTTTCCGCTACATCCCGGATTGGATTGCCGTAATGAATCGGCGTGCCTTAACAGGCTACTATGAAGGCACATCAAATCTATTCGAGGTAGAGCATATTCAGGCATGGCTCACGCCAGTGTTGGCGTGGCTTGTGTTCTTCTCTGCCCTGGCGTTCTCTATGATGATGCTCAGTGTCATCCTCCGTAAACAGTGGATCGAACACGAGAAGTTGAGTTACCCGATCATCCTACTCCCTTATGAAATGACGAAAGATGCGGGTTTCTACCGAAACCGACTCCTCTGGATAGGGTTCGCCATCGGGTGCGGGATCGATTTGCTCAATGGAATTAGTTTTCTCTATCCTTACGTGCCGAGCATCCCCATCCGTCACGATATAGGACTTTTGTTCACAGAAAAACCACTGAGTGCTATGGGGTCAACGCCTATTCATCTAAACCCTTATGCTATCGGCATCGGTTTCTTAATGCCCCTGGATTTGGCGCTCTCTTGCTGGCTGTTCTACCTCTTTTGGAAGGCACAACTCGTCTTTGGGGCAATGACAGGGATGAATCAGACACCGGGTTATCCGCACATTGATATGCAGTCGACGGGTGCGTATTTTGGTCTCTGTTTCTTTGCGCTTTGGATAACACACAAGCACCTCTGGCAGGTTGTCCGGAGTATCTTAGGTTTGAAAACGAATCTGGATACAACAAATGAACCGATGGGATACCGGAGCGCGTTTGTTGGATTCCTGCTTGGTATTGCAGTTGTGTTTGGGTTTTGCCTCAAGGCGGGGATGTCATGGTGGGGGGTGCTTGGCTTCTTCAGCATACAATTTATACTTGTTTTAGCGTTCACCCGGATGCGTGCTGAACTTGGAACACCAACGATGGATTTCTATCGTGCCGGTCCTGGACTCTTCCTCACTTCGCTTGTGGGTTCCAGAAGAATTGGTGCCCCAACGCTAACGGGGTTCGCTTTCCTCTATGGATTTACCCGCAACTACCGCTCGCAACCGATGCCGAATCAATTGGAAGGCTTTAAACTCGCTGACAGAGGTGGGATCAACGTTCGTCAGATTCTGTGGGTGATGTGGGGTGCCACGGTTATTGGACTGGTGATTGGGTTCATTGCGTTCCTTCATGCGGGTTACTTACATGGTAATCTCGGAACATGGCGCGGACAGGAGGCTTTCAGTGATCTACAACGCTGGCTAACGCTCCCGAACGACACGGACTGGGGACGCATG is part of the Candidatus Poribacteria bacterium genome and encodes:
- a CDS encoding VWA domain-containing protein, which gives rise to MAFLNPFFLFGLLAAGIPLVIHLWNRRRVVTIDFSSLIFITAAHRENARRFQLRQFLILLLRIAIIALIALALARPFLTLGLPVASVRAKTDVVIVLDNSYSMAYQDINGVRFDKAKTLATDIIDTLRHGDRAALILMSDIPKPVFRQLTPDIESVTEAINDAETSYRTTNVQPSLELAHEILAESEQLNKEIYLVSDFARNGWENWNRLPNRSGARISLIPVAEGEAHNISIKEIRPSNQLIGVDLPFHLNVTTVNHSVAPLNENILTLFIGGEKQKTMSLSAAANESLNTALTYNFSTPGTHIGYFTLTDDRLNIDNHRYFAWDALGEVRVLCVGEQTEYLTLALNPHIYRGQLSVESESSLTGNYSNTLSRRFPIEARAILPTQCTPGEFETFPLEDYDVIVLADVKTLSLQMSVQLQEFIRQGKSIIAFVSAHSDPTSYNQSQNAWLPARLGNPLTWVPPQRVQAYRETHPIFDIFPSEGFSMQYAPQFYNGIALQPSSESNVIARFGDDTPFLIERSQGTSAVLLYNCGLLAQQAITSMESGLETPHAPNDLLVNPYFLPILQQSVLYAAIASNNTLTWGGHVGDTYTAYYPRGAGGKAVIRYRLSVTDHDGKPSLDRNRFTEDQSPKTEDPSTVVPIAEDGTLRFQGTERPGIYQVEVRTQDRIRRDFFAVNVDTTEADLTEIPLSQVAGRIGAQTTADPEIGETPVAADAYNVKRHGREIWGELLIFVICLMLLESFLSNRSFNY